The genomic stretch TAATTGACAGTATTTCTGGATGAAGTTATAATTATTTCTATACATCGGTGAAGGGAGAGAATTTTTATGGTGCGTTGGAAAAATATAATTGCTTTGATGGTAATTTTAGCAGTGGTCGCAACTGTGACCTACTTTGCTATACCATTTATTCAACAGGAAACTAGATTAGGTCTAGATTTACAAGGTGGAGTTTATGTATTATTACAAGCTAAGTCAACGGATAGGGCAGAGGTTACCGATGAAGCTATCCGTGGTACAATAGAAGTGCTCCGTAATAGGATTGACGAGCTAGGAGTTTTAGAACCCATTATTCAAAGGGAAGGGAACGATCGGATCCGTATCGAGGTTGCTGATGCCCAACAAGATCCTGAAACAGTATTAGCCTTAATAGGAAAAACTGCCCTTTTAGAATTTTGGGATGAAGAAGGGGAACCAGTAATTACAGGAGCTAATCTTGTAAATGCTAGGGCTTTATTTAGCCCAGAAAATGGTCAACCTGTAGTATCTATTGAATTAGATAAGGAAGGGGCAGCAGTTTTTGCTGAACTTACCCGTAGGCTTTCTGGAACTGGAATTCCCATTCCTATAGTGTTAGATGGTCAAGTAATATCTGCTCCTGTGGTAAGGGCAGGGACAGTTATTACTGATGGTAAAGCAATTATCGAAGGTGTTGGTACCATTGACGATGCAGCAAGATTAGCTGGATTGTTACGTTCCGGTGCTCTACCATTGGAACTAGAACAATTAGAAGTAAGGGCTGTAGGACCTACCTTAGGTAAACAATCTTTAATTAAGAGTTTATATGCCGGAGCCTTTGGTTTACTCTTAGTAGTATTATTCATGGTTGTTTTCTATAGGCTACCTGGGATTATAGCTTGTATAGCTTTAAATATTTATCTATTAATAGTCTTAACAACATTAATTGCTTTCAAAGCTGTTTTAACATTACCTGGTATCGCCGGTTTAATTTTAACAATAGGTATGGCGGTAGATGCAAATATAATTATTTTTGAGAGGATTAAAGAGGAAATACGGAATGGTAAAACATTAAGGAGTGGCATGGAATCAGGATTTAGAAGAGCCATCACCACCATTTTAGATTCAAATATTACTACGTTAATTGTCGGTATAATCCTCTTTGCTTACGGTACAGGACCTGTTAGAGGTTTTGCAGTTACTTTAGTAATTGGTGTTTTAGTAAGTATCTTTACTGCTGTAGTAGTTACAAAATATCTACTAAAACTGCTAGTTAATACTAACTTAATAAAAAATACTAAGTTTTTTGGTGCATAAGGGGTGGTGAATAGGATGAAAGTAAAAATTATTGAACGCTCTAATTTATGGTTTACCATATCGGGAATAATAATCCTAATAGGAATAATATCATTACTTACCTTAGGTTTAAATTTCGGTATAGATTTTACAGGGGGTAATAGAATAGTTGCCACTTTTCCAGCAGGAACAACTGTTGAAGATATCCGTTCAGTTTTGAGTGAAATAACAATAGATGGAACTAATTTAGGTAACAGTTTTATACAAACCCTTGATGGGGATGATTTTAGTATTAGAACAATCCATCTCGATGAAGAAGAGAGGAAACTAGTTTTAGATAAATTAGGTGAAAATTTTGGAGTACAATCAGATAAAACAGAAATAGATTTTGTAGGTCCTGTAGTGGGAAGGGAACTCATTCGCAATGCGGTAATTGCCCTAACATTGGCATCAGTTTTGTTAGTTGTTTATATTAGTTTCCGCTTTGAATTCAAATTTGCAATTTCTGCAATTGTAGCCCTTTTATTTGATGCTTTTGTTGTACTAACAATTTTCTCTATAACTCAAATTG from Anaerobranca gottschalkii DSM 13577 encodes the following:
- the secF gene encoding protein translocase subunit SecF, with protein sequence MKVKIIERSNLWFTISGIIILIGIISLLTLGLNFGIDFTGGNRIVATFPAGTTVEDIRSVLSEITIDGTNLGNSFIQTLDGDDFSIRTIHLDEEERKLVLDKLGENFGVQSDKTEIDFVGPVVGRELIRNAVIALTLASVLLVVYISFRFEFKFAISAIVALLFDAFVVLTIFSITQIELNQPFVAAILTIVGYSINDTIVVFDRIRENLKYPGKDLAQKVNESISQTLRRSINTSVTTLLVLGAILFFAGDTLKPFAIPLFFGVISGTYSSIFLASPLWHRWKVFEANKKHKKLA
- the secD gene encoding protein translocase subunit SecD, which gives rise to MVRWKNIIALMVILAVVATVTYFAIPFIQQETRLGLDLQGGVYVLLQAKSTDRAEVTDEAIRGTIEVLRNRIDELGVLEPIIQREGNDRIRIEVADAQQDPETVLALIGKTALLEFWDEEGEPVITGANLVNARALFSPENGQPVVSIELDKEGAAVFAELTRRLSGTGIPIPIVLDGQVISAPVVRAGTVITDGKAIIEGVGTIDDAARLAGLLRSGALPLELEQLEVRAVGPTLGKQSLIKSLYAGAFGLLLVVLFMVVFYRLPGIIACIALNIYLLIVLTTLIAFKAVLTLPGIAGLILTIGMAVDANIIIFERIKEEIRNGKTLRSGMESGFRRAITTILDSNITTLIVGIILFAYGTGPVRGFAVTLVIGVLVSIFTAVVVTKYLLKLLVNTNLIKNTKFFGA